The stretch of DNA TGACGGTGGTGACGATCTTCGCCGCCTCGCTGGTGGGGTCCTTGTTCGGAGTGGCGACGATCGCGGCGGTCTGGGTAAAACGCATGCGGCGGAGGATGCGGCGCAACCGGGAATCGGCCGAGGTGGCGCGGCGCCGGGCATGGAAGTCGGCGCGCAATGTCTATCGTTATTACGAAATGCCGTTTGGCGTGTTCCTGGGCGTGATGGCCATCCTGGCGCTGTTCTTCGGCGGCGACCTGATGCGCTGGTACTGGGGGCCGTTTCTGTGAAGCTGCTGGCGAACCCGCTCATGCTGCGCATGGCGCTGGTGCTGGTGGTGTCAGCGTCGATGTTCGTGCTGGGAGTGTGGTTCATCCGAAGGCTAAGAAAGGAAATGGCGAACACCGGGCTGAGCGCGCCCGCGCCGCGCACGGACAATGCGCCCGCGTTTACGGTAGCGACACTTCACGGCGTCATCCAGCAACTGAAAGACAAAGAGCAGGAGCTGCGGCGCTTGCGGGAACAGGCGCGAGAGCGAGCGTCGCTGAGCGAGAACCTGTCGGCGGCAATCCTGACCAACCTGGAGACGGGAGTGCTGGTATTCAATCCGGCGGGGCTGGGGCAATTTGCGAACCCGGCGGCACGGGAGATTCTGGGATATTCGACGGTGTCGGGAATGCATCCGCGCGACTTGTTTCGCGGTGTGAGCGCCTTGCGGGCCGGCAACAACGGGGCGCCCTCGGGAATGACGGAGGCGCTGCAACGCGCGCTGCGGGATGCCACCGTGTTTCGCGGATTGCGAGCAGATTACGCGACGCCCAAAGGTGAACTGCGCAAGCTGGCAATCACGATCGCGCCCGCCCTCGGCGATGGCGGCCAGTGTTATGGCGCGGTGTGCCTGCTGACGGCGCTGGCACAAGCGGGGTAAAAGGACATGCCCGATTGCGGCATTTACCATAGTGCTTCCGGTGCGAATCCTTGCGAAAACCGGGGCCAAGCGGAGCTACAATACGCGCGGAACTCCGGATGGCGGCGCAGCGGCGCGGGTCTGGAGAAGGAAACCCTATGAAACGGATCTTGCAGATCGTGGCCGCGGCATTGGCGCTGATTTCGGGAGTTGCAATCTACGCGGGCGCGCAAGAATCGCTCGGTGAGTTGGCGCGGCAGCAGCGGCAATCGAAGAAACCGAGTACGGCCAAGCTCTATACCAACGACGATTTCGCGATGGTGCCGGAAGCCCCCGCGGCAGCGGCGGCGGACAAAACCGAGAAGAGCGACAAGGCGGAGGCGGCCGCACCGAAGGCGGGAGCTGCCGACGATAAAGGGAAGCTGGCGGCCGCATTCAAGGCGCGTGCCGATGAGCACAAGAAGAACATCGCGCAACTGGAGCGCGAACTCGACGTGGCGCAACGCGAGTACCGCCTGAAAGTGGCTGTGTACTACGCCGACGTTGGAAATAATCTGCGCGACGGGAAGAAGTGGGCGGAAGACGACCGCAAACAGCGGACCGAAATCGAAGGCAAGCAGAAAGCTGTCGCCGATGCCAAGCAGAAGCTGGCGGATTTGCAGGAGGAAGCGCGCAAGGCGGGCATCAAGATCGACTGAGATTCCTCGCGGGCTCCCTCGCTGCGCTCAGTGCGCCTGCTCGGAGTGAAAGTATTTGAAGAGGTTTTTTCGCAGGCCTAAAGGCCTGCGCCACCCAGCGGCACGGCTGAAGCCCTTTTGGCTCATCTGGGGCGCGGCTGAAGCTGTACCTTCAATGTCCAAGAATTTTCAAAACTAAACTACCGCGCGAATGGATTCGGCCGTGCAAAAAACAATGACAAAGCCGAGATTCCTCGCGGGCTCCTTCGCTGCGCTTGGTGCGCCCGCTCTGAACGACAAATATCTGATGGGGTTTTTTCGCAGGCCTAAAGGCCTGCGCCACCCAGTTGCCGATCCCCAAGCGGGCGAATGGTTGCGGCGCGAGATTTGGAGCTGTGAGGCCGGTTGGGGCGCGGCGGGAGCCGGCAGAGCCTCTGCTATAATGATGGCGCCTCATTCGATCCGGTCCTGATTTATTGGCCGCATTGGGCAGTGCGGAAGTGGTGGAACTGGCAGACACACCATCTTGAGGGGGTGGCGCCGAAAGGCGTGGGGGTTCAAATCCCCCCTTCCGCACCAACTCGCAATCCTAGGAACGCCCTGAGGAGAGATCAAGAAAGGACGCGGCCGCGCGCCGCATCAGCTGGACATGATTGTTGTCACGATTACCGTTATACATGTCATCGTTTGCTTGTTCCTGATCATCGTGGTGCTGCTGCAGAGCGGCAAGAGCGCCGACATCGCGGCCGCTTTTGGCGGCATGGGCAGCCAGACTGCATTCGGCCCGCGCGGGGCCGCCACCCTGCTCAGCAAGGCTACGACCTGGGCAGCGGTAATTTTCATGGTCACGTCGATTACGCTGTCGATCTTCGCGTCGCGGCGGACGGGGGGCAGCTCGGTGTTGGGGAACATTAAGTCGCAGCCGGCCAAGTCGGCGCCACCCAGCCCCGCGAAGAATGCGCCGACGCCGAATCCCACGACGAAATAGCTGTTGATCTTAGCCATTGGCTAAACGCGCAGGCGCTAAGAGCTGCCAGCTAAGAGCTTCTTATGATCCACGAAATCCTTCCCGTTGGGCCGCTGCAGTGCAATTGTTCCATCATTGGGGACGAGAGCACGCATGAGGCGATGGTGATCGATCCGGGCGACGAGATCGAGGACATCCTGCGGCGGGTGGAACAACACGGGCTCACGGTGAAGCAGATCGTGGTGACGCACGCGCACATCGATCATGTCGGCGGGGCGATGAAGTTGAAGCAACGCACCGGCGCGCCGATTTTGCTGAACCAGAACGACCAGGCTCTGCTGAAAATGATGGACGTGCAGGCAGCCTGGGTGGGAATGAGGCCGCCGGGTCAGATCGCGATCGATCAGAGCGTGAAGGATGCGGACAGGCTGCGCGTAGGCAAGCTCGAGGCGAACGTCATGCACACGCCGGGACATACCGAGGGCAGCATCTGCCTGTACTTCCCTAGCGAGCAGAAGCTGATTGCCGGAGACACTTTGTTCGCCGGCAGCATCGGGCGAACGGACCTGCCGGGCGGGTCGCTGGAGAAGATCATGGACTCACTGAACGGGCAAGTGATGGCCCTGCCCGACGAAACGATCGTAATTCCGGGACACGGGCCGGAGACGACGATCGGCGAGGAGAGACAGAGCAACCCGTTCTTAATTGGATAATTTGCTCGGGCTGACGGCCTCGCCAACATCGTACCGGCCTCGGCTTCGCCTCGGGCTTGGTTTGCCGGGTGCTGCTTTCCCAAGGCTGACGCCTTGGGCTGACAAGTCGTACCGGCCTCGGCTTGGTTTGCCGGGTGCCTCGCTACATCCGGGCGGGCAGCGCATATCGATGCAGACCGCTCTTGCAATACCAAATTACAAATTACCCATTACGGATTTCAGCAACCGTTTCACTCCCTCCTTAAACGCCGCTTCGGGCGCGATCAGGCTGATGACGAGATAGCCATCGGCGGGGAAATCATAAAAATGTCCAGGATGGACAAGGACTGATTGCTGCTCCAGCAGGTGGATGGCTAGGTCTTCGTCGGAGCGCGTGACGGGTACGCGCAAGGTGGCGTACCAGCCGCCCTCGACCTGCAGCCGAGCGCAGGTTTTCTGCGCGGAGAGTTGGCGGTCCAGTTCATTCATGTTGTCGCGAATTCTCGCCATCAATTGCCGCTGGAAGCCGCCGCGTTGGGCGAATAAGAAGGGGGCAGCAAGCTGGATGGGGGCGTTCATGGAGAGATAGGTGTCGGCAATAATCTCCAGGCGAGCCATGGCGTCGCGGGCGAGATCCCCGGGGCCGGTTACGGCGATCCAGGCAACCTTCATCTGCGGTAGTCCGGCAATCTTGGAGAGGCCGCTGAGGGTGAAGGTGAGCGGCGGGTTCGCGGTTGCTGGCTGTGAAGCGAAGCTGAAACCGGAACCACCATCATGAGCAAAGTCGAGGAAGACCTCGTCAACCACCAGCGCCATGCCGCGTTGCGAGCACAGCGCATGCAGTTGCTTCGCTTCGTTGGGCTTGACGTAGGAGCCGGTGGGGTTATTGGGATGCACGAGCAGGATGGCGCGGGTGCGATCGCCGGCGGCGGTAGTGACGGCGTGCATGTCGAGGTGCCAGCCGTGGTCGTAGAAAAGCGGGTAGGTCTGGAGGCGCACATCCTGGATGTCAGCGAGGAATTGGAAGAGCGGGTAGCTGGGTGCGGGCACGAGGATTTCGTCATCCGGGTCGCAAAGCAGGCGAAAGATGAACGAGTAGGCTTCACTGGTGCTGGTGGTAAGGAGCAGGCGGTCGGGAGCGATGGAGACGCCGAGCTCGCGATAGTAGGCAGCAACGGCATCGCGAGCGATCGGCAGTCCCTTGGCGTCGGGATGATATTCGAGGGCGCGCGGGTCCGCCAAAGAGGACAAAATGGCGGGCGCGTCAAAGTGCAAACCGATGGCCGCGGGGTTGGAGGCGGTGAGATCGAGCAGTTCCCTGCCGGCGGCGCGGTGCTTGTCGAGCGCCACGCTGAAACGGTTGGGCGCGAGCGGCCAGTTCGTGCGGGAGGCAAACACAATTCAATTTGTAATTGGTAATGGGTGATTTGTAATTTAAAAAATGTGCCGAGGCGCAATGCCCCCAGTGGGAATGCCTGCTGCATTCGCGTGCCGGTGGATTTCGCAGGGTGCTTCGACTCAAGCGTGCGCCCTCGCTCAGGATGACAGGCGCAAGAATCAACAAAAAAAGCCGCCCTGGGTGGGCGGCCTAAATTACAAATCGCAAATTTACAGTTGCCTCAGGCTGATTTGGGCAGCTCGAGAATCGTAGCCGCCTGCGGGGCACGCGGACGGTAACGAGCCAAAATCGGCAGCACCAGCGAGCAAATCAGGATGACGGCAATGATGTGGATCGCCGTGCCGTAGGAGCCGGTGTTCTGCCGCACATGCGCGATCAAGATCGGCGAAGGCACCGCGGCCGCGCCCCACGCCAGCAGGATCCAGCCGTAGATGCCACCCATGTACTTGGCGCCAAAGAAGTCGGCCGTGAAGGACGGCATGGTGCCGAAACCGCCGCCATAGCACAGGCCAATGACGGCAAACATCAGGCTGAACACGGTGATGTTGTGAACGCTGGTCAGGGCGAAGAAGATGATCGCCTGGATGGCATAGAGCATGAAGTAAACCGGAGCGCGGCCGATCAAGTCGGAGACC from Terriglobales bacterium encodes:
- a CDS encoding PAS domain-containing protein, producing the protein MKLLANPLMLRMALVLVVSASMFVLGVWFIRRLRKEMANTGLSAPAPRTDNAPAFTVATLHGVIQQLKDKEQELRRLREQARERASLSENLSAAILTNLETGVLVFNPAGLGQFANPAAREILGYSTVSGMHPRDLFRGVSALRAGNNGAPSGMTEALQRALRDATVFRGLRADYATPKGELRKLAITIAPALGDGGQCYGAVCLLTALAQAG
- the secG gene encoding preprotein translocase subunit SecG; its protein translation is MIVVTITVIHVIVCLFLIIVVLLQSGKSADIAAAFGGMGSQTAFGPRGAATLLSKATTWAAVIFMVTSITLSIFASRRTGGSSVLGNIKSQPAKSAPPSPAKNAPTPNPTTK
- a CDS encoding MBL fold metallo-hydrolase, with product MIHEILPVGPLQCNCSIIGDESTHEAMVIDPGDEIEDILRRVEQHGLTVKQIVVTHAHIDHVGGAMKLKQRTGAPILLNQNDQALLKMMDVQAAWVGMRPPGQIAIDQSVKDADRLRVGKLEANVMHTPGHTEGSICLYFPSEQKLIAGDTLFAGSIGRTDLPGGSLEKIMDSLNGQVMALPDETIVIPGHGPETTIGEERQSNPFLIG
- a CDS encoding pyridoxal phosphate-dependent aminotransferase yields the protein MFASRTNWPLAPNRFSVALDKHRAAGRELLDLTASNPAAIGLHFDAPAILSSLADPRALEYHPDAKGLPIARDAVAAYYRELGVSIAPDRLLLTTSTSEAYSFIFRLLCDPDDEILVPAPSYPLFQFLADIQDVRLQTYPLFYDHGWHLDMHAVTTAAGDRTRAILLVHPNNPTGSYVKPNEAKQLHALCSQRGMALVVDEVFLDFAHDGGSGFSFASQPATANPPLTFTLSGLSKIAGLPQMKVAWIAVTGPGDLARDAMARLEIIADTYLSMNAPIQLAAPFLFAQRGGFQRQLMARIRDNMNELDRQLSAQKTCARLQVEGGWYATLRVPVTRSDEDLAIHLLEQQSVLVHPGHFYDFPADGYLVISLIAPEAAFKEGVKRLLKSVMGNL